The Arachis hypogaea cultivar Tifrunner chromosome 14, arahy.Tifrunner.gnm2.J5K5, whole genome shotgun sequence genome has a segment encoding these proteins:
- the LOC112741854 gene encoding rust resistance kinase Lr10: protein MSSSGGLDRPALVMIIVGGIVIFISLCLAICRGRIKIVGIQVIRDAQFLTHTMDKFLNDIEKDKPFRFTTQQLKIVTDNFSYLLGSGGFGSVYKGVFSDDTIVAVKVLFRSSDKRIQEQFMAEIGTLGKVHHFNLVKLFGFCVEKNLIAIVYEYMGNGSLDKYLFKQVKALEFEKLHEIAIGTARGIAYLHEECQQRIIHYDIKPANILLDMNFNPKVADFGLAKLCNRDNTHISMTGGRGTPGYAAPELWMPFPVTHKCDVYSFGMLLFEIIGGRRNVDTNVPESQEWFPMWVWKKFDGGELQNSALVSELLLEKHKEMVERMVKVALWCVQYRPESRPMMSAVVKMLEGSVEISQPLNPFQYLMDNGFATLPQQYSSSNCNATTATTSSYCDSSVIAVDSNIVTAHSI, encoded by the exons ATGTCAAGCTCAGGAGGACTAGATCGACCGGCTTTAGTAATGATCATCGTGG GAGGGATTGTGATCTTTATATCACTTTGTTTAGCAATATGTCGTGGAAGGATTAAGATTGTAGGTATACAAGTGATTCGGGATGCACAATTTTTAACTCACACTATGGATAAATTTCTGAATGACATTGAAAAGGACAAGCCATTTAGGTTCACTACTCAACAGTTAAAGATTGTAACTGATAACTTCTCTTATTTATTGGGATCTGGAGGTTTTGGTTCGGTATACAAAGGAGTTTTTAGTGACGATACCATTGTAGCTGTGAAGGTTCTGTTTAGAAGTTCTGACAAAAGAATCCAAGAAcaatttatggctgaaattggAACTTTAGGTAAAGTTCATCATTTCAACTTAGTTAAACTATTCGGATTTTGTGTTGAAAAGAACTTGATTGCAATAGTTTATGAGTACATGGGAAATGGCTCTCTTGACAAGTATTTATTCAAACAAGTTAAGGCTTTGGAATTTGAAAAGCTTCATGAGATTGCAATTGGAACAGCAAGAGGCATTGCTTATTTGCACGAAGAGTGTCAACAAAGAATAATTCACTACGATATTAAGCCGGCGAATATTCTCTTGGACATGAATTTCAATCCTAAGGTCGCGGATTTTGGATTGGCCAAGCTCTGCAACAGGGATAATACTCATATATCCATGACTGGAGGCAGGGGAACCCCCGGTTATGCTGCGCCGGAGCTTTGGATGCCTTTCCCTGTGACTCACAAATGTGATGTTTATAGCTTTGGGATGTTGTTGTTTGAAATCATTGGTGGGAGAAGAAATGTTGATACTAATGTTCCGGAAAGCCAAGAGTGGTTTCCAATGTGGGTTTGGAAAAAATTTGATGGTGGAGAGTTACAGAATTCAGCATTAGTGTCTGAATTATTGTTGGAGAAACATAAGGAGATGGTAGAAAGAATGGTTAAGGTAGCTTTGTGGTGTGTTCAGTATAGGCCAGAATCAAGGCCTATGATGAGTGCTGTTGTGAAAATGTTGGAAGGTTCAGTAGAGATTTCTCAACCTTTGAATCCATTTCAATACTTGATGGACAATGGTTTTGCTACTCTTCCACAGCAATATTCATCAAGTAATTGCAATGCTACAACTGCAACTACAAGTAGTTATTGTGACTCTTCTGTGATTGCTGTGGACTCCAATATTGTAACTGCTCATTCAATTTAG